The Candidatus Woesearchaeota archaeon genome window below encodes:
- a CDS encoding D-tyrosyl-tRNA(Tyr) deacylase translates to MKFAILIFNDPASKNVEKYLTDLPSNAFIHHVNFPKEHTCVYCENIDTEVNADMFLFITTHSSASGIKSLSLHTQGNWGKAELGGREKTLAIAPALYLKEAFKKMTELCDLKGFDVIQECTHHGPFIKKPSIFIEIGSSPTEWSINEAGKINAEIVKHIVNFNPIIFRTAVGLGGPHHAPNFKKIQLNTHIAIGHVCPKYMLDNLDKEMLKQALDKTMPKSDLIIADWKGIGEHKEKIKTLAKELGIEIKKTKEF, encoded by the coding sequence ATGAAATTTGCTATCTTAATCTTTAATGACCCGGCAAGTAAAAATGTAGAAAAATATTTAACTGATTTGCCAAGCAATGCCTTTATTCATCATGTTAATTTTCCAAAGGAACATACTTGCGTCTATTGCGAAAATATTGATACGGAAGTTAATGCGGATATGTTCTTATTCATAACTACCCATAGCTCAGCATCCGGTATTAAATCATTATCTCTGCATACGCAGGGAAACTGGGGCAAAGCGGAATTAGGCGGCAGGGAAAAAACGTTAGCTATTGCTCCGGCATTATATCTAAAAGAAGCTTTCAAGAAAATGACTGAACTTTGTGATTTAAAAGGATTTGATGTGATACAGGAATGCACTCATCACGGTCCATTTATAAAAAAACCCTCAATATTCATCGAAATAGGTTCATCGCCTACGGAATGGAGTATAAATGAAGCTGGCAAAATTAATGCAGAAATTGTAAAACATATTGTGAATTTTAACCCTATAATTTTTCGGACCGCTGTAGGCCTGGGTGGCCCGCACCATGCGCCCAACTTTAAGAAAATACAACTTAATACTCATATTGCAATAGGCCATGTTTGTCCAAAATACATGCTGGATAATCTGGACAAAGAAATGTTAAAACAAGCGCTTGACAAGACCATGCCTAAATCAGATTTAATAATAGCAGATTGGAAAGGCATTGGTGAACATAAAGAAAAGATAAAAACCCTTGCTAAAGAGTTAGGCATTGAAATTAAAAAGACGAAAGAATTTTAA
- a CDS encoding MBL fold metallo-hydrolase, protein MKFTLHGAAQEVGRSCIEVTSQKNNFLFDCGIKLTENFSDYPKLTHQKEINAVFLSHAHLDHSGALPLFNYKGLNCPIYTNKMTKELSKLLLKDSLHVELLKEQHPAYNKEHVYNVMDLMKHVPYQKQQTFNDLTFDFQDAGHIPGSAMVRVTADKKNIVYTGDFNTITSKLLIGTKANFKGIDVLITETTYGDRPHPSRTGEKEQFLDTVKKTIDKGASILIPAFAVGRSQEILLMLKELKLKVPMYLDGMSTKVIKTFFNAPQYLTNCGDLKSMLKKVKFVNTEKQRQEIMKKQGIFVTTSGMLDGGPIMAYLKHFYFDKDAALLLTGYQADGTNGRLLMEEGNVYLDGTKIKVKCNYHKFDFSAHVGLDGLKQTVKNFNPEHLILNHGDPGAIQHFAKWAVETFPHMQVYKPKVEDCIDLKK, encoded by the coding sequence ATGAAGTTTACATTACACGGCGCAGCCCAAGAAGTTGGCAGGTCCTGTATAGAAGTTACATCACAAAAAAACAATTTTTTATTCGATTGTGGTATTAAATTAACCGAAAATTTTTCAGATTATCCCAAACTAACACATCAAAAAGAAATTAATGCTGTTTTTCTAAGTCATGCCCATCTTGACCATTCAGGGGCTCTTCCCTTGTTTAATTATAAAGGTTTAAACTGCCCAATTTACACGAATAAAATGACTAAAGAGTTATCTAAATTACTGCTTAAAGATTCATTGCATGTTGAATTGTTAAAAGAACAGCATCCCGCTTATAATAAAGAACATGTTTATAACGTGATGGATTTAATGAAACATGTGCCTTATCAAAAACAACAAACTTTTAATGATTTGACTTTTGATTTCCAAGATGCAGGTCATATTCCGGGCAGCGCAATGGTTCGCGTGACAGCGGATAAAAAGAATATTGTTTATACTGGCGATTTTAACACCATAACTTCAAAACTTCTTATAGGTACAAAAGCTAATTTTAAAGGGATTGATGTTTTGATTACAGAAACAACATACGGAGACAGGCCGCACCCCTCAAGAACAGGGGAAAAAGAACAGTTTTTGGATACTGTAAAAAAAACAATCGATAAAGGGGCTTCAATCTTAATTCCGGCATTTGCAGTTGGCAGGTCACAGGAAATATTATTAATGTTAAAAGAATTAAAGTTAAAAGTCCCAATGTATCTCGATGGCATGTCAACAAAAGTGATTAAAACCTTCTTTAATGCCCCCCAATATTTAACAAATTGCGGAGATTTAAAAAGCATGTTAAAAAAAGTAAAATTTGTAAATACAGAAAAACAAAGACAAGAAATAATGAAAAAACAGGGTATCTTTGTTACAACTTCGGGCATGCTTGACGGGGGTCCAATAATGGCATATTTAAAACATTTTTATTTTGATAAAGATGCGGCATTATTACTTACTGGATATCAAGCTGATGGCACAAATGGCCGGCTTTTAATGGAAGAAGGCAATGTTTATCTTGATGGAACAAAAATTAAGGTTAAATGCAACTATCATAAATTTGATTTCAGCGCCCATGTTGGTTTAGATGGTTTAAAACAAACCGTAAAAAATTTTAACCCGGAACACCTAATTTTGAATCATGGAGACCCAGGCGCAATTCAGCATTTTGCAAAATGGGCAGTAGAAACTTTTCCGCATATGCAAGTTTATAAACCTAAAGTTGAAGATTGTATAGATCTTAAAAAGTAA
- a CDS encoding ZIP family metal transporter has protein sequence MEILYEILLATFIVGLIGLIGVVTLGLNKKLLEKIVYWLVAFSAGTLLGGAFFHLMEESLQILTPMEGMLYLMAGFVGFYLLERVLFWHHCHNGICDVRPTSYLVLVGDSLHNMIDGIVIAASFMVNISFGWLTTAIIISHEIPQEMGNFAILIYSKMNKFKALFMSFCAQLTAVIGGLIGYFIGDGINTIFLLPIAAGGFVYISASDLIPSLKKDNKHQSSVISFILFILGVLFMLIAKIWIG, from the coding sequence ATGGAAATTTTATACGAAATATTATTAGCAACATTTATTGTTGGATTAATTGGGCTAATTGGTGTTGTTACACTGGGCCTAAATAAAAAATTACTTGAAAAAATAGTTTACTGGTTAGTTGCTTTTTCAGCAGGCACATTATTAGGCGGAGCATTTTTTCATTTAATGGAAGAAAGTCTGCAAATATTAACGCCTATGGAAGGAATGTTATATTTAATGGCTGGATTTGTGGGATTTTATCTGCTTGAAAGAGTATTATTCTGGCACCATTGCCATAATGGTATTTGTGATGTCAGGCCAACTTCATATTTAGTTTTGGTTGGTGATAGTTTGCATAACATGATTGATGGAATAGTAATAGCAGCAAGTTTTATGGTAAATATTAGTTTTGGATGGTTAACTACTGCCATTATTATATCACACGAGATACCGCAAGAAATGGGTAATTTTGCAATTTTAATATATAGTAAAATGAATAAGTTTAAAGCTTTATTTATGAGTTTTTGCGCGCAACTTACAGCTGTTATTGGGGGATTAATAGGATATTTTATAGGAGATGGTATTAATACAATATTTCTTTTACCAATTGCTGCAGGCGGATTTGTATACATATCTGCATCAGATTTAATTCCCAGTCTTAAAAAGGATAATAAACATCAAAGTTCAGTGATATCATTTATTTTATTTATATTGGGTGTTTTGTTCATGCTTATCGCTAAAATTTGGATAGGATAA
- a CDS encoding metal-dependent hydrolase: MLFKMAQAVTHVLIPIILVSLYRTYLAKPKFSRWYVLFAGVAGLLPDLDYPLSYIFPEYFFHGMFHLMYVALLFWFAALIFRKFNYPRKYYLTAIILAFGFTMHLSLDCIAGGYEFFYPFSVLNYCPNIIPSNIWPGLDAVLLVLWLAHEYFEHKIKAFF; this comes from the coding sequence ATGTTATTTAAAATGGCGCAAGCAGTAACACATGTTTTAATCCCAATTATATTAGTTTCTTTATATCGTACATATTTAGCAAAACCTAAATTTTCAAGGTGGTATGTGCTATTCGCAGGGGTTGCAGGGTTATTGCCCGACTTGGATTATCCGCTGAGTTATATCTTTCCGGAATACTTTTTTCATGGAATGTTTCATTTAATGTATGTAGCATTATTATTTTGGTTTGCAGCGTTAATATTTAGAAAATTTAATTATCCTCGAAAATATTATTTAACAGCTATAATATTAGCTTTTGGTTTTACAATGCATTTAAGTTTGGACTGTATTGCTGGGGGTTACGAATTTTTTTATCCTTTTTCAGTTCTAAATTATTGTCCTAATATAATACCGAGCAATATCTGGCCAGGTCTTGACGCAGTTCTTTTAGTATTATGGCTGGCTCATGAATATTTTGAACATAAAATTAAAGCGTTTTTTTAA
- a CDS encoding HEPN domain-containing protein — MDKIKWCAVKKEGLSLVEPNSNLANAYIKKAEEALESMRVNIIKDWKISTAYYTVYFSLYAVLMKLGVKSEIHSCTIEFAKRFLKEYFEEKELDFIEDSLKARVDSQYYINRTVPDEQYNKMIQKAPKFLVKCKSILIKLNEKKVNEIRDKFQNIVTKRR, encoded by the coding sequence ATGGATAAAATCAAATGGTGTGCAGTAAAAAAAGAAGGATTAAGTTTAGTTGAGCCAAACTCTAATTTGGCTAATGCTTATATCAAAAAAGCCGAAGAAGCTCTTGAATCAATGAGAGTAAACATTATCAAAGATTGGAAAATTTCAACGGCGTATTATACAGTTTATTTCTCATTGTATGCTGTTCTAATGAAATTAGGAGTAAAAAGTGAAATTCACTCTTGTACTATTGAATTTGCGAAAAGATTCCTTAAAGAATATTTTGAAGAGAAAGAGTTGGATTTTATTGAAGATTCATTAAAAGCAAGAGTTGATTCTCAATATTACATAAACAGAACTGTTCCAGATGAACAATATAACAAGATGATTCAGAAGGCTCCTAAATTTCTAGTTAAATGCAAATCAATTCTTATAAAACTAAATGAGAAAAAGGTTAATGAGATAAGAGATAAATTTCAAAATATAGTAACCAAGAGGAGATAA
- a CDS encoding rubredoxin translates to MSKYRCTICNWIYDETKEGKTFEKVSDDFFCPVCNAKRNAFVLLSKESGKVKIAGRTVSDVFIDQISEWGVKYVFGLPGTSSLGLVDACRKNSKITYIQVRHEQTAAFMAGAYGKLTGHIAACLTIAGPGATNLATGLYDAKLDNAPVLALTGLAPRETIGQKSFQEIDQHSFFEPITVFNEVLMSKEQTNSLATLAIKHALLKKGVSHISFPNDIQKLLYNENILPFEGRIANKSVTPCSHMIRKAAMVIDKSKKPVIIAGYGAMGFGHYVKELAEKIGAPIVTTFRAKGIIDEIDNFCAGCHGGIGTLAATTMVQESDLLIVLGASYAPHTLLPEKKTVQIDIDAMALGKKYPVEVGLWGNITESLPKLIRELKTKDNKQTLLKMLRLKKNWEIQLNKEADSSKKPIKPQYIIKMLSHLLPDDAVISLDVGDNSWWFGRNFQMKHTQKMIMTGYLAAMGPGFPGAMVAKLVYPNREAVCITGDGGFAMVMGDFMTAVKNKLNVKIFIFNNKQFGMIRQEQKIEKYQNWQTDLLNCDFAKFAENCGGIGIKVTEPLKLEAAIKKALSINQPVIVDIDTDPNRF, encoded by the coding sequence CAAAGCGAAACGCATTTGTTTTGCTGTCGAAAGAATCAGGTAAAGTTAAAATTGCTGGACGAACTGTATCGGATGTTTTCATTGACCAGATTTCAGAGTGGGGAGTTAAATATGTGTTTGGTTTACCAGGCACATCATCATTAGGTCTTGTAGATGCCTGCAGGAAAAATTCTAAAATTACTTACATACAAGTTAGGCATGAACAGACAGCCGCATTTATGGCGGGAGCATATGGAAAATTAACAGGGCATATTGCGGCATGTTTAACTATCGCTGGGCCGGGAGCAACTAACCTTGCAACGGGTTTATATGATGCAAAACTTGATAATGCCCCTGTGCTAGCATTAACTGGCTTGGCGCCAAGAGAAACTATAGGACAAAAATCATTTCAAGAAATTGACCAGCATTCTTTTTTTGAGCCTATAACTGTATTCAATGAAGTGCTAATGTCAAAAGAACAAACTAATTCATTAGCAACATTAGCAATTAAACACGCATTATTAAAAAAAGGCGTATCTCATATAAGTTTTCCTAATGATATCCAAAAATTGCTATACAATGAAAATATTTTACCATTTGAAGGCAGGATTGCAAACAAATCTGTTACCCCTTGCAGCCACATGATAAGAAAAGCCGCAATGGTTATTGATAAATCCAAGAAACCTGTTATCATTGCAGGGTACGGCGCAATGGGTTTTGGGCATTATGTAAAAGAATTAGCTGAAAAGATTGGCGCACCTATTGTTACAACATTCAGAGCTAAAGGCATTATTGATGAAATTGATAACTTTTGCGCAGGTTGTCATGGCGGCATTGGCACATTAGCAGCAACAACAATGGTGCAAGAATCTGATCTCTTAATCGTATTGGGGGCATCATACGCGCCCCATACTTTATTGCCGGAAAAGAAAACTGTGCAAATTGATATTGATGCAATGGCGCTTGGTAAAAAGTATCCAGTTGAAGTTGGTTTATGGGGAAATATAACTGAATCTTTACCTAAATTAATAAGAGAATTGAAAACTAAAGATAATAAACAAACATTGCTTAAAATGTTGCGTCTAAAAAAGAACTGGGAAATACAATTAAATAAAGAAGCAGACTCAAGCAAAAAACCAATAAAACCGCAGTATATAATTAAAATGCTGTCACATTTATTGCCAGATGATGCAGTTATATCTCTTGATGTTGGCGATAATTCATGGTGGTTTGGTCGAAATTTTCAGATGAAACACACTCAAAAAATGATAATGACCGGTTATTTAGCTGCAATGGGTCCAGGTTTTCCCGGCGCAATGGTTGCTAAACTGGTTTATCCTAACAGAGAAGCTGTTTGTATCACTGGTGACGGTGGTTTTGCAATGGTAATGGGCGATTTTATGACAGCTGTAAAAAATAAATTAAACGTAAAAATTTTTATATTTAATAATAAGCAATTTGGCATGATTAGGCAAGAACAAAAAATTGAAAAATATCAAAACTGGCAAACTGATTTGCTTAACTGCGACTTTGCAAAGTTTGCTGAAAACTGCGGCGGAATTGGGATTAAAGTAACAGAGCCTCTAAAATTAGAAGCTGCAATAAAAAAAGCATTAAGTATTAATCAGCCTGTAATTGTCGATATTGATACTGATCCTAATAGATTTTAA
- a CDS encoding nucleotidyltransferase domain-containing protein, with protein sequence MYKKIKFTENTLQVLSLFTNDFNREYYVREVKKLLKISPRTAQLILEDLEDKGIIESKTRGKIKTFKLNPSEFTLRYLAFVEQYKAIAFLEKKLLIKEIIEKITPHIKGIGIIFGSYVKGLEKEGSDLDIFIAGSYNNDEIKRVSKNLGVEISIKCYPLKTFEKNLTRDILLKEVLKNHVIFLNIEQFIQAVFKNG encoded by the coding sequence ATGTATAAAAAAATTAAATTCACGGAAAATACATTGCAAGTATTATCTCTATTTACAAATGATTTTAACAGAGAGTATTATGTTAGGGAAGTTAAAAAATTATTGAAGATAAGTCCAAGAACAGCACAGCTTATTCTTGAGGATTTAGAAGACAAGGGGATTATTGAATCAAAAACTAGAGGAAAAATTAAAACATTTAAGTTAAATCCAAGTGAGTTTACTCTGAGGTATCTTGCTTTTGTAGAACAATATAAAGCAATTGCATTTTTAGAGAAAAAGCTTTTAATCAAAGAGATTATAGAAAAAATAACTCCCCATATAAAAGGGATAGGAATAATTTTTGGAAGCTATGTTAAAGGTTTGGAAAAAGAAGGTTCTGATTTAGATATTTTTATTGCAGGAAGTTATAATAATGATGAGATAAAAAGAGTCTCAAAAAATTTAGGTGTAGAAATAAGTATCAAATGTTATCCTCTGAAAACATTTGAGAAAAATCTGACTAGGGATATTCTTCTGAAAGAAGTTTTAAAAAACCATGTAATTTTTCTAAATATAGAACAATTTATACAGGCAGTCTTCAAAAATGGATAA